Genomic segment of Triticum aestivum cultivar Chinese Spring chromosome 6A, IWGSC CS RefSeq v2.1, whole genome shotgun sequence:
GAATTCAATCTAGATCACTGGATGTAACACATGATACTGGATCTACTTTTCTAGACGACTTTTTGAGTAATCAGATGGTGGTTGAAAGAATTGTGGAGATACGTGGTGCTTCCCTCAAGGTCCTCAATGCCCTAAAATCAGTACTTGGACTTCTCCGGAAGTTCCTAGTTGATCATAGCGTCCTTCATCTATTTGAAAGAAAGGTAATCCTTGTTACAGTTGTTGCTGCATGTTTTATTATAAGGATGAGAGCAGCTTGTAACGTTCTCATGGAATTTATATTTCTGTTGCTTATCAGCAGAACCAAGCAGTAACCGAGGTGCAGGATAGTTGTAAAGAAAATCAGGTCACCAATGGTTATGCTCTTCCAGTGAACCAGGACCTTTTGTTATCCGACAGTCGAAGTCCTCTTAACCTGAATGGCAGCAGATATTTGTCATacggacatgacccatctgtttgTGACCCATATTCACCAGATATCAGACGCCCAACTGTCTCCTTAATATCAAAGGTCTAATGCTATAACCATTGTCCCTTAGCTGCAAACGTATATCATGCCAGTTATTAGCTTGTAAAAATGTGCTCAGGTTTCACCTGGTATAGGCAGATTTCTTCTGTTCATTTTCCCTTTTGAGTTTTGACCCTCGAGACCTGACTTGGTGTAGTCATCTTACATCAGACTTGCCGCGGTTGTTGTTCTTAGTTTCTTACAGAATGTTTTGGCTTTCAGATTATGCAAACGATGCAGATCCCTTTGCTGCAAGCTGAAGAGATAATTGGTGTCAGGGGACAGACCATTGCTCATATACGTTCTGTCAGTGGAGCAGTGGTTGTCCTCGAGGAAACTGGAAATTATCTGGATGAGGTTCTAGTTTCGATCGAAGGCACTTCTTCACAAGTTCAGACCGCGCATCAACTCATACAGGTTAATTATCAATGTCCTGAGGGGTCCTACTTTACTATCCATTTTCTGAATTAGATTAGGATGCCAtctgaattttattttatttttttgcgccCAGCCTACTACGCATACACAGATAGTTGCCACCTACCAGTTACACTAGGTCTGACCCAAGAACTAAATGTGCTAGAGTATACCAGATTGTTTTTCTTGCAACAAGTTCAGTGTAGTTTACACAAGGTTGGAGATGCCAGCCAACCTTTAGAAGATAAATTTGTCGTAGATATCAGACCAACAGGATATTAGAAGGAAATGGCGCATGGTCGCTTTCACTCCCAAGACTCCAGAGCGGGATAAAACTTGAGAAGCCACTTGTGTGAGTTGCTCCTTCTTTATGAGTAGTAATTTTCCTTTATTTAACTATTGGTGATTCGGGCCATTTCGTAACTAGTCTAGGTTCCAGCTTGCTGGAGGTAGCTACCCAGGACATGATTTATCACCTATGTAAAATGTAAAGCACACTACACAACACAACCCTTGCTACTCCTCCGGTTGTCACAGCGTCGATTCCGCTGGGCGTCTACATGGAGACCAGCCATCGACGCCTCTTAATTGATCAAATCAAATGAAATGGCCGTTGCAAAACACAGGATTCATTATACCATCTTGCGCGGTTGATTTATCGGTGCAATGCAATCATGAACCGCACGGTTGAATGTCTGTTTTTTGACCTGTCGCCATTTTTGCACGCAGGAGGTCCTACTGGGCGACGGAAAAGTTCTACCACCCAGGAGCAGCAGCTACGGCAACCCAGAGGCTGGCCCGGTCAGGCCGCCGTTCGCCCcgcgcggcgctgctccggcgagtcCGGAGTACGCCCCGCCTCTGTACCGCGACTACCGGTCGTTGTCCGGGAGCGTCCGCCACTGCCACTCTGCTGCTTACCACGGGTACAGGCTGTAGCACGCGGAGCCGAGCGACTGACCGCGCGCCTATCCTCCTCATCGCCGCGCCTAACCTAACGATCACCACCCGGACCATGCCCGATTAAGCAGGAATTGAATGGAACGGCTTTGCCGTGACGACCGATCGTTTTTGGGGACGTGATAGTTTCCATGCCGGCTTGTGATGTACTCCCtttgttccgaattacttgtctcggatatggatgtatctagaactaacatacatctagatacatccatttctacgacaagtaattccgaacggagggagtaaatgctGTAGATGGCAACCGAACGCCTCCTTGACTGCATGTTTTAGTGTCAGCCCAACGCTGTCTTCGACCCTGCTCTTCTACCTGGCTGGTTCATTCCCCCTTCTTGTAACCCAGGCAAGCCGGTGCCACCATTCTGGTAGGGTGGGGGCGGCGATGCTCATGCACTCGTCCTCTGCGATGAGCTTCCAGACTGCTCCGGTGAATGGGGagcggcgacgacggcgatggtctctctctctatctctcctgtgACGACAGCGTTTACTTTCTGCACTAGGGGCGTGGACTGCGACGTTTCAAGGCGCGTGACCGCAATTGAAACATTTGTGTTTCAGGCTCCCAAGCAAAATTCGAGGGCACACCCCACTATCTAAAATAACAATCTTTTTAAACCAAAATAAATACACACCCCTCTAGGCGAAAGTACCTTCCTACAACtgagggggtgaatagacacttAGCAAGGTAATGGTGCAAATTTTTATTTTCTTGGAACTTAGGTAGATTTTAGCACAAGTTAAATGACAACCAATACAATCTACACATGCATATCTAGAGTCTAGGGAGCAGACGAGGAACAACATGCAAGTACAAGAATGTAAAGATGGTAGAGATAGAAAGGTCAAATGAAGCCATGGTAATTTTTGGTGTGGTTttgataggtggtgttatcgtacatctatgttgatggagacttcaaacaaCTGAGGGTAATgcctgcgtgagtccatggagggctccacccacgaaggatccacgaagaagcaatcttgtctattTCATCATGGCGTAcgcccacgaaggactagcctcactcgagatagattttcacgaagtaggcgatcttcttgcccttacaaactctctAATTTAACTCCACATGATTTGGAGGTtcacacctagccaatctagaagaCATCACTCTCTAAAGGGTAACATatattgttgttgatgatgaactccttacttttgtgcttcaaaagatagtctcctcaacactcaataactctctcacagatttggcatgGTGGTGGcagaaggattggagtggaaagtaacttgagggggtaagagcatctccagccgttgtgcTCCCCCAGGGACGTTTTTTCGTCCGGCTGGGGCTGCACCGGCGCAAATTTTGGGCTTGGGGGAGATTTTTTCAGCCGTCTCCACCCCCAAGCATCTCTGCACCTCGACGAGGAGGACGCGTGGCGCGCAGCGAGGAAGCGGCCAGGCCGGTGACGATGTCGAGGAGGCGCCATGGCAGAGGAGGAGGTCCAGGCCACCGTCCTTGTGTAGGAGCGACGccatgaagaagaagaggagcaagAGGTCTAGGCTCTCCGCTGCGCTGTGGGAGCTCAAGCTGGCGGCCAAGGCGAGGGACAAGGAGGGGCTCCTTCAGATTCTTGTCACCGGACACCGCACCAGGACAGCAGTCTTGGTGGCCGGCTGGCTGTAGAGCCCGACGCCGCCGTCCTCCATG
This window contains:
- the LOC123131973 gene encoding RNA-binding KH domain-containing protein PEPPER isoform X2, with amino-acid sequence MAAAAPPLAEFARDAMAYVAEEEEEEDPEEVEPWVSSDSEPDEHPAPKPRSPSPDTQPEQPPPPPPPAPTNSASEVAEEGKKAAPWPGFPGASVFRLVVAGDKVGGLIGRRGEIVKRLCDETRARVRVLDATDGVSSRIVLISATEETQAELAPAMDAAVRIFKHVNDIEGINPDVTLSASAPEICCARLLVPKAQAVHLIGKQGTMIKLMQETTGATMRIIDQDDFLSNQMVVERIVEIRGASLKVLNALKSVLGLLRKFLVDHSVLHLFERKNQAVTEVQDSCKENQVTNGYALPVNQDLLLSDSRSPLNLNGSRYLSYGHDPSVCDPYSPDIRRPTVSLISKIMQTMQIPLLQAEEIIGVRGQTIAHIRSVSGAVVVLEETGNYLDEVLVSIEGTSSQVQTAHQLIQEVLLGDGKVLPPRSSSYGNPEAGPVRPPFAPRGAAPASPEYAPPLYRDYRSLSGSVRHCHSAAYHGYRL
- the LOC123131973 gene encoding RNA-binding KH domain-containing protein PEPPER isoform X1; its protein translation is MAAAAPPLAEFARDAMAYVAEEEEEEDPEEVEPWVSSDSEPDEHPAPKPRSPSPDTQPEQPPPPPPPAPTNSASEVAEEGKKAAPWPGFPGASVFRLVVAGDKVGGLIGRRGEIVKRLCDETRARVRVLDATDGVSSRIVLISATEETQAELAPAMDAAVRIFKHVNDIEGINPDVTLSASAPEICCARLLVPKAQAVHLIGKQGTMIKLMQETTGATMRIIDQDDFLSNQMVVERIVEIRGASLKVLNALKSVLGLLRKFLVDHSVLHLFERKQNQAVTEVQDSCKENQVTNGYALPVNQDLLLSDSRSPLNLNGSRYLSYGHDPSVCDPYSPDIRRPTVSLISKIMQTMQIPLLQAEEIIGVRGQTIAHIRSVSGAVVVLEETGNYLDEVLVSIEGTSSQVQTAHQLIQEVLLGDGKVLPPRSSSYGNPEAGPVRPPFAPRGAAPASPEYAPPLYRDYRSLSGSVRHCHSAAYHGYRL